TGCCGGACAGGTTCATCATCTGGACCGGAAATCCCTCCATGGCGGCCTGGTTCATCACTCGTCCGAAGGCTTCCTGGTCGAGGACAAAGCGCGCCTGCTGGTCGGGGGCAATCGTCTCCAGCGGCACCGTCGAGTAGGAAAAGCACCCTCCGACGGCGAGGAGAAGCACCGACATGGCCGCGAGATTGCCGCACCGGCGCAGTACACACGTGGTTGCAGTCATTCGTTTTCTCCCTCCTGGAATCCGCGGGAGAACCCTGAGCAGGGCTCCCGGGTCAGCAGGCGACGCAGTTGTTGTTGTTGTGGGATCCGAGCGACTCGAGCAGTTCGACCGTGCTCGGGAAGGGCAGGATGCGCTGTACCGGACCGTTCGCCATGTCGGCGGTGGTCTGGCCGCTCCGGCTCACGGCGGTGACGTCGGCGCCCTGGCTGACCAGGTAGAGGATCAGCTCGTTGTCTCCCCGGGCGGCGGCGTGGTGCACGGCGGTGTAGCCGTTGCGGTCGCGGGCGTTTACGTCGGCGCCCAGCTCCTCGACCAGGTAGCGCACCGCGGGAACCCACGCCTCGGGTACGTGGCGGTGGACGTTGGCGGCGAAGCCTTCGCCGTAGGTGATGCCCGACGCCGCGTGGATGGGCCAGGAACCTGGTCCGCCGATCGGGACGGGGGGCAGCCCGGACATGTCGGCACGGCCGCCGCGGCGGAAGCGCCTCGGGGCGTTCACCGTGGGGATGTGGGGGTCGGCCCCGTGCGCCACCAGCAGCTTCATCGCCGTGACGTCAAGAGCGAATGCCGCTCTCCAGAAGGGCGTCGCGCCCATGCGGTCGACGCTCAGGAAGCTGCGCCCGAACTCCGTGTACCACAGGGTCTTGTGGAGGCGCACGTTGGGGTCGGCGCCACCCTCCAGGAAGGCTTCCATCAAATCCAGGTAGGTGGTCTCCTGCTGGGTGTAGTCGGTCGGCTGCGGATGCCGTGACTTGGGGATCCACTGGGTGTTGAGGACCCCGTACAGGGGGGTCGCCCCGGCGTCGCTCGCCAGGGTGATGTCGGCGCCGCGCTCGAAAAGGACCCGGGCAAGGTCGAAGTGCCCGTTCAGCGTGGCCATGAGGAGCGGGCTGGTACCGTCTCCGGCGCTCACCCGGTCGATGTCGGCACCCCGGTCGAGGAGCGCCTCGGCGGCGGCACGCCGGCCGTCGCGCACGGCCATCAGCAGCGCGGTGAGCCCGCCGTAGTGGCCGACCAGGTCCGCGTGGGAGAGCGGCTGGGGCACCGTCCGGTCAAGGTCGCGCGCCAGCGATGGCGGGGGCTCGTCCGGGTTCAGGAGGGTGCTGACCGTGGGCTCGGGCTGGGCCTGGGCAGGGCGCCCGCCGCCGGTCCCGCCCTGCAGCTGCTGTAGCGCCTCCACCCGCTCGTCGCGGCGTCGCTGCGCCTCGCGGTCTTCTCCGTCACGCGCCGCGATGTCGATCACGCGGGCGGTCATGGAGGGATCCGCCCCGCCGTCGATGAGGGCGTGGATGGCTCCGGCGCGGTCGGTCGCCGCCGCGAACATGAGGGGCGTCTGCCCCCAAGCGGATTCCGTCGCGTTCGGATCTGCGCCGTGGTCGATCAGCGTCTCTACGGCTTCACCGCTGCCGGCGGCGGCGGCGAAGTGCAGCGCGGTGGCGCCTCCGGTGGTGGTGGCGGCGCGCGGGTTCGATCCCGCCTCGAGAAACGCACGCACGACTTCCGCGCTTCCGGCCTTGGCCGCCAGGTGCAGGGGGGTGTAGCCGCCCAGCCGGGTGACCGCGGACAGGTTCGCTCCGGCGCTGAGCAGCAGTTCGGCGGTGGCGGCGCTGCCGTTCTCGGCCGCCCAGTGCAGCGCGGTCATGCCATCGCCCTGGGCACCGTTGACGTCGGCACCCTGGTTGATCAGCGAGCGCACCGCATCCAGGTCGCCGCGCATGGCGGCGTCCGCGACCGGGGAGTCCGGCGGCGGCGCGGCGGCCAGGACCACGAGGGTCAGAAGCAGCGTGGCAATCGTGCGCGGAAGCTGTATCATCGCCTTCCTCTCCATCGGAATGCGCTCGTTCTCAGGAAATGTTCTGTGACTTCAAGAGCTGCTTTGTGCGGCCAGCACGCCCGGCATCCCCAGAGGGAACGCGCTGGTGCTGTCGCCGAAGCTGGTCACGTCGTCGTGGCCGAGGGCGTGCAGCAGGCTCAGCATGACGTTGGCCATGGGCGTACCGTCGGGAGCCTTGAGATGCAGGTTGCCCTGGACCTTGCCGTTGGACCCGCCCAGGGTGATCAGCGGGCATCTGCGGTGGTTGTGCAGGTTCCCGTCGGCCATGGGCGAGCCGTAGACGATCATGGTCTTGTCGAGCAGGTGCGTGTCGCCCTCCATGTTCTCGCGCAGGCGGTCCATGAGGTAGGGCAGCATGCTCACGTGGTACTTGTTGATCGTGGCGAAGTCGAGCACCCCCTGCGGGTTTCCGCCGTGGTGCGACGCCGGATGGAAGGGCTTGTCGGTGCCGCTCTCGGGATAGACCCGCGAAGAGGCGTCCCTTCCCAGCTTGAAGGAGAAGACGCGCGTCATGTCGGAGGCGAAGGCCAGCGCCTGCAGGTCGAACATCGTCTCGACGTGCTCGGTGAAGGAGTCCGGGACCCCGGCGGGGGCTTCGGGGAGCTCCCGCGGCTCTCCGCTGGTGTTGTGCGCCTCGATGCGCTCGATGCGGCGTTCGATCTCGCGCACGTTCTCCAGGTACTGGTCGATGCGCTGCCGGTCCGAGGGCCGGAGATCCTGCTTCAACCTGGCCACGTCGCGGGCGATCCAGTCGAGGATGCTGCGGCTGGTGCGGCGCCGGGCGGCGCGCTCCTCCGCGGTTCCGCCTGCGCCGAAGAGCTGGTCGAACGCGATGCGCGGATCGCGGATCATCGGCAGCGGCTCGGTGGGGGAGGCCCAACTGATGGTGTCGGTGTAGACGCAGGCGTAGCCGTACGCACACCCGCCGGCCTGATCCACGTTCTCGATGCAGAGCTGCATGGACGGGATCGGCGTCTCCTGCCCGAAGCGCCGGGCGTGCAACTGGTCGAGCGAGGTGCCGACGTAGACGTCGGAGGCCTCGGTCTGCTTGGGGTGCGCCTGCGTGAGGAAGACGGCGCTCGACCGGAAGTGGTCGCCGCCGATCTCCTTGGGCTGGTAGGCCTCGGCGTTCGCGACGTCGGTGTTGCTGAAGATCGTCAGGTAGTCGCGATAGCGCTCCAGCGGGGCGAGCGAACTGGGGCCCAGATCGAAGTCGCTCCCCGTCGCGGCGGGAGACCAGAGGTTCTGGGTGGCGCCCCACTCGTTGGCGCCGGCCGACCCGTGGACGATCTCGATGGCAATGAGCCGGGTGGGATCGTCGTTGCGTGCCGCCCGCGACCAGGTGCGGCCCGCCGGGATCATGGCGTCGAGCATGGGCAGCGCGACGGTGGCGCCCACGCCCCGCAGGAAGGTGCGCCGGGGGATGTGCTTTCCGGTGATGAAGTGCATCGATGTCTCCACTGAAATGGCTTGTCAGCTTCCTTGGCTTTCCGCGACCGCGGGCTCGGGTCCGCTCATCTGGAAGGCATCGCTTTCGATGACGCCCCGGATGAACGCCGAGATGCGGTAATCC
This genomic stretch from Gammaproteobacteria bacterium harbors:
- a CDS encoding DUF1552 domain-containing protein gives rise to the protein MHFITGKHIPRRTFLRGVGATVALPMLDAMIPAGRTWSRAARNDDPTRLIAIEIVHGSAGANEWGATQNLWSPAATGSDFDLGPSSLAPLERYRDYLTIFSNTDVANAEAYQPKEIGGDHFRSSAVFLTQAHPKQTEASDVYVGTSLDQLHARRFGQETPIPSMQLCIENVDQAGGCAYGYACVYTDTISWASPTEPLPMIRDPRIAFDQLFGAGGTAEERAARRRTSRSILDWIARDVARLKQDLRPSDRQRIDQYLENVREIERRIERIEAHNTSGEPRELPEAPAGVPDSFTEHVETMFDLQALAFASDMTRVFSFKLGRDASSRVYPESGTDKPFHPASHHGGNPQGVLDFATINKYHVSMLPYLMDRLRENMEGDTHLLDKTMIVYGSPMADGNLHNHRRCPLITLGGSNGKVQGNLHLKAPDGTPMANVMLSLLHALGHDDVTSFGDSTSAFPLGMPGVLAAQSSS
- a CDS encoding ankyrin repeat domain-containing protein; amino-acid sequence: MIQLPRTIATLLLTLVVLAAAPPPDSPVADAAMRGDLDAVRSLINQGADVNGAQGDGMTALHWAAENGSAATAELLLSAGANLSAVTRLGGYTPLHLAAKAGSAEVVRAFLEAGSNPRAATTTGGATALHFAAAAGSGEAVETLIDHGADPNATESAWGQTPLMFAAATDRAGAIHALIDGGADPSMTARVIDIAARDGEDREAQRRRDERVEALQQLQGGTGGGRPAQAQPEPTVSTLLNPDEPPPSLARDLDRTVPQPLSHADLVGHYGGLTALLMAVRDGRRAAAEALLDRGADIDRVSAGDGTSPLLMATLNGHFDLARVLFERGADITLASDAGATPLYGVLNTQWIPKSRHPQPTDYTQQETTYLDLMEAFLEGGADPNVRLHKTLWYTEFGRSFLSVDRMGATPFWRAAFALDVTAMKLLVAHGADPHIPTVNAPRRFRRGGRADMSGLPPVPIGGPGSWPIHAASGITYGEGFAANVHRHVPEAWVPAVRYLVEELGADVNARDRNGYTAVHHAAARGDNELILYLVSQGADVTAVSRSGQTTADMANGPVQRILPFPSTVELLESLGSHNNNNCVAC